In Parcubacteria group bacterium ADurb.Bin159, the sequence CGCTTTCGCGAAGTTATGCCCATCTTAGTGGTATGTACCAATGTGTTACTCACCCGTTTGCCGCTATCCTCGCGCTCCGCGCAAGAAAATCTTGGATTCCAATATCTGAGTTCGAAACAAATTCCAAAATTTAAAACCAAAAACAAATTTAAAAAACTTGTTTAAGGTTATTTGAACTTAAAACTCTTGGATTTGTTTAGAACTTAAAATTTCTGATTTAAGATTTCCCAGTGCGAAGCGCAAGGACCGCTCGACTTGCATGCCTAAAATACGCCGCCAGCGTTCATCCTGAGCTAGGATCAAACTCTCTTAAAAAAAAGAGTGATCTATAATATAATTGAAGCCTTACCCTCTCTATTTTAGAGAATAAATAATTTTTAAAGAACAGTATGTTTTTCCCTCCATTTTTTAATTTTTTGATGATTACCAGATAATAAAACCTTAGGTGTTTTAATCTGAAATATTTTACTAAAACTATCATAAATTGTCAAGACAGAAGGCCGGGTATATTGTGGATATTCTTTGACAATTTCTGATTTATAATATTTATTTTTTAAACCCTTAACTTCCGTCATCTTCCGAGAAGAAAAAGTCTCTTCCCATAGCGACTCTTTTTTTATTACTCCGGGGATAAGCCGAGTTATAGCATCAACCATAACTATTGCTGGCAACTCTCCTCCAGTTAAAACATAAGGGCCGATAGATATTTCTTGGTCAATAAATTTTTTAACTCGTTCATCAACGCCTTCGTAATGCCCACAAATTAAAATAAGATGAGAAAGTCGGCTAAATGAGTTAGCCATTTTCTGATTAAATTGCTTACCTTTCGGCGATAAAAGCACTATTTTCGTGTCTTTATTAATATTTTTTAATCTTGATCCTTTTACTTCAAACTTAGTAAGTTTTTTTAAAGATTTATATATAGGCTCAGCTTTTAAAACCATTCCTGCTCCTCCACCATAAGGAGCATCATCTACTGTTTTGTGTTTATCATTAGTAAAATCTCTTAAATTATGAATTTTAATTTTTATTATTTTTTTATCTTGAGCCCGTTTTAAGATAGAATAGTTGAAATAAGGAGAAAAAATTTCTGGGAATATGGTAATAATATCAAATTTATAAGCCATATAGTCAGTAAATTTTATGACAAAAACTACAGCCCTAATGGCCGTAGTTTCTGTTTTAAATTTGAATGAATCCAATTTAGAGGTCTAAATCATCGCTTTTAGTTGAGGCACCTCTGCTTGGTCTAGAACTGCCCGCGGGTTCTTCAATCTTAAGATTGACCCGAGCATTGCTTTTAAGACCAACAATTCTTAAAAGTGTCCGAATCGCTCGAGCAGTAGAACCTTGACGGCCAATTATCTGCCCCATATCTTCCGGATTAACTTTGAGAGAGAGTAATACTCCCATCTCATCCACTTTGCGTTCAATTTTAACATCTTCCGGATGACCAACAAGCGCTTTAATCACGTACTCTAAGAATTCTTCATCTTTCACAGGTTTGGTAACCATAGTAATTCTTCTAACTTAATTCTTAAAACAAATCTAACTATATAACCGACCTTTAATCTTCTTTGAATAATAATATAGCAAGAATAAAAATTTTGTCAATATTTTGTGCTTGAAAAATTTTATCTCTAAAATATACGATTCTTGTTTTGGTTAATAAAAAACCATTTTCTGCCTTTTCTTACCTTAACTATGTTTTCATAAAAAGTACCAATATAAAAATAACCAAATTTTTCAGCCTATTTTTTTCTTAATTCTACTTTAAAAGGGTCTTTTTTGTTTGCATTCGGTCCGCAGAGTTGTTCGTTTTTATCGCCATATTCTTGCGGATCAAATTTTTTGTTCATACGTATCTCGTCAAATACATTATTTTTTATTT encodes:
- the trmD gene encoding tRNA (guanine-N(1)-)-methyltransferase, translating into MAYKFDIITIFPEIFSPYFNYSILKRAQDKKIIKIKIHNLRDFTNDKHKTVDDAPYGGGAGMVLKAEPIYKSLKKLTKFEVKGSRLKNINKDTKIVLLSPKGKQFNQKMANSFSRLSHLILICGHYEGVDERVKKFIDQEISIGPYVLTGGELPAIVMVDAITRLIPGVIKKESLWEETFSSRKMTEVKGLKNKYYKSEIVKEYPQYTRPSVLTIYDSFSKIFQIKTPKVLLSGNHQKIKKWREKHTVL